The proteins below come from a single Miscanthus floridulus cultivar M001 chromosome 1, ASM1932011v1, whole genome shotgun sequence genomic window:
- the LOC136506495 gene encoding uncharacterized protein has product MGRSSSTEKLVCFVLAVLAVLSPLYIDRRPAAEREEDEEEDGSPSALWLPAVLVALILAINVTCFMDRRVVRFDPYWIHRVWGSSGGLLAMLLLLGFVLRCKASLLYTSTS; this is encoded by the coding sequence ATGGGGAGGTCCTCTTCCACGGAGAAGCTGGTGTGCTTCGTGCTGGCGGTCCTGGCCGTGCTGTCCCCGCTGTACATCGACCGGCGGCCCGCGGCGGAGcgcgaggaggatgaggaggaggacggcaGCCCGTCGGCGCTGTGGCTGCCAGCGGTGCTCGTCGCGCTCATCCTGGCCATCAACGTGACGTGCTTCATGGACCGGCGCGTCGTCAGGTTCGACCCCTACTGGATCCACCGCGTGTGGGGGTCCTCCGGCGGCCTCCTGGCcatgctgctgctcctcggcttcgTGCTCAGGTGCAAGGCGTCCCTGCTGTATACCAGTACCAGCTAG
- the LOC136551730 gene encoding GCN5-related N-acetyltransferase 6, chloroplastic-like, which produces MATGAVTPPPLASARRVPRGRGFLHRRIAASPMKDESMISTDGGNEETDTDSLNVARGLSHPGLSSSLSNKASVVPTPLLPSGPSDLRFNRLRPSIDESDCKYKRLFGCYVAREAVIDEEYWIAAWFRAEDHYENESGNRYVESFKRKFASKEFHALKKRCSKQHGEKYICFVAVKNDDLRRTVLNSVVGTLDVCVRHPLHGEKFPEEPGKSSLHCRIYQPDQPKFGYVTNVCVAKYARRQGIASNMLLLAVDAARLNGAENIYIHVHKDNLPAWRLYDQIGFKMVDLDGSRHSSDLCLLSFSS; this is translated from the exons ATGGCCACCGGCGCCGTCACGCCGCCTCCGCTGGCCAGCGCGCGGCGCGTCCCCCGTGGACGGGGCTTCCTCCACCGGCGTATCGCCGCCTCGCCTAT GAAAGATGAATCCATGATTTCCACAGATGGTGGAAATGAGGAGACAGACACTGACAGCCTCAATGTTGCCAGAGGATTGTCTCACCCTGGGCTTTCCTCAAGTTTATCCAATAAGGCATCAGTGGTCCCAACCCCTTTGCTTCCTTCTGGACCATCTGATCTCCGGTTCAATCGTCTTCGACCCTCAATTGATGAAAGTGATTGCAAATACAAAAGATTATTTGGCTGCTATGTTGCTCGTGAGGCTGTAATCGATGAGGAATACTGG ATCGCTGCATGGTTTAGAGCAGAAGATCACTACGAAAATGAGTCAGGCAATCG CTATGTTGAAAGCTTTAAAAGAAAGTTTGCATCAAAG GAAttccatgcattaaagaagagatGCAGCAAACAGCACGGAGAAAAGTATATCTGTTTTGTCGCG GTAAAGAATGATGACCTCAGGCGAACTGTCCTGAATAGTGTTGTTGGTACCTTAGATGTATGTGTAAGGCATCCTCTACATGGGGAGAAATTTCCTGAG GAGCCTGGAAAGTCGTCTCTTCACTGTCGAATTTATCAGCCTGATCAGCCAAAATTTGGGTATGTAACAAATGTATGCGTTGCTAAATATGCGAGGCGTCAAGGGATTGCCAGCAACATGCTGTTATTGGCCGTAGATGCTGCAAGACTCAACG gtgctgaaaatatttacatTCATGTGCATAAAGATAACTTACCAGCATGGAGGCTCTATGATCAGATAGGGTTCAAG ATGGTTGACCTGGATGGTTCTCGTCATTCATCAGATCTGTGCTTACTCTCCTTCAGTTCATAG